In the Vicia villosa cultivar HV-30 ecotype Madison, WI unplaced genomic scaffold, Vvil1.0 ctg.000011F_1_1, whole genome shotgun sequence genome, TTCCTAGGAGTCTTTGAAATGTAAGATTTTGAATAGTTCACTAACAGCAGAGACCACGACTTTGCCTCTTTGTCCCTACCAGGTTCTTTATCTACAAGAGCAAAGGTACCTACAGGAAGACGTCCGAAATTTTGGACCCCTAAAAAGAAAATATCTTTTTTGATAATGAGAGTATTCAAATTCCTAATATAAGGCTTAAAAATTGAACAATAATCCATACAAATTAAGGTAGGAAACAATGtacaaaagaaaatagataaCAAAAATGAATAGTAGAGCCAATTGACTCATGATTATTTATGTGGAAAACCATCCAATGATAAGACAAGACACTAACATAAGTAGTTATGAAGTCAAAATTATTGTTAGATAATTGAATCGACAAAAGTAAGAGAGGTTTTGACTAGTCTAGGTAGGGTTTATTAacaattatttttctattttatggcACAATGATGATCCAATTTAGGTGCAATAATGATTGATTATGTCACGTCATCGAACAAAATAATTGATTTGTCAATAATATAATGCATTAGAGAATTTGTTTACACCTAAAAATAGATTACATATCAAGCAAAATGGACAAGACAGTTGATTAATAGATATGCAAACTCCCTTTAGTTTATAGCAAGTTAGACATATATGAACATAATCAAACGTGAGTAATCCAAATCTTTCTTAAGCATACTACGATTTATTAATGTTACTAGGACTTTTATTTCCGTCAAAACGCAGTAAAACTTTGCAATTGGGCATTATGATCATATTGCATGTTGATAATGCAATTAACCAAAAAGAACAAAGGTTGCAAAACTACACTACAAGGAAATCTACATACATAAAGATAATATCAACATGCTACAAAATAGAAACGTCAAGTTGAGCGTAGACGTCATGATCTTCTACTAAGGGAAATTGGCACATTATCCATGTAAATAGGTGAATATTGCTAAATTTTCTAAGTCATCGCAGATTAACCAACAAAATTAATGTTTGTTTATTAATATACTaactttataattattttaaaagatgATAAATCAAATCTTAAATCCTAAACAGTAAACCATATTAATCTTAACTAACTTTTCCTaacttttaatttctgcaatatatttttttttatctaatAGCACTATTTATTTAAACTAAAACTTTTTTTCAATTCAATTTCTATTTTCACAATTTTCAAAATGTACCCTTAAAACAATATACTATCACTTTTCTAGTGTGTTCTATGCAACTCTGTAGCCAATAACAAAGTCCACTTCACCTGGTATCCTTCCAATTTTATCAAAACCTACATTACTTTCCCCAAAACTAAATCATCTTTTTCCCCTTTTCTCCCCTGTCAACTCCTCACGTGTCACCCTCACTCTGTTCCCAAAATCAAGGACATTATAGTAAAATTTATTACACCAAATCCTACCACCAAAGATTTCTCACCATGTTTTTCACTTTCCATTGGCTacactaaattaattttttttcttttttcctttctttctctttccaACAACACAATACAGCTAAAAGCATCTCCACCACccaaaccacaacaacaacattaacagAGTAATAAAAAGTGTTCTGTTTTTCAAACAGAGGTTGGTGTTCTTCTTCTTGTTctcttcattcattttttttatataaataaataaataaataaataaataaaattattattcttcCCTTAACCTTCTCtatataacataaaaaatattcatatttttctcattattttttttatatatatttttcttcattttccatTCCTCTGTTTTGTCCTGTTTTGATATAATCAACCTACATCACACTTCAAACTCCAAAAAAAACTGAGTTGTTTTTTTCTACTTATAGATCTGAGAAAAGGGTCAAAGAAAGTttagttttttttgaagaaaaattctCAAAGAAGAGAATTCAAGTAAAAAGCTATGGAGTCAGATCTTCATCAGCAGCAACAACCACAGGCCAATTCTTCAGGTTTAACTCGTTACCGATCAGCACCAAGTTCAtatttcaacaacatcattgacaaaGAATTCTACGAGCATGTTTTCAACCGACCTTCAAGTCCAGAAACAGAGCGAGTTTTTTCAAGGTTTATGAACAGTTTGGGTTCAGAAGAAGATTTACTCGCTCAGAAAATTGCCGTTGAATCGACAGTAAAAGAAGAGGAGATTGTTAATGTTAACATTAACCAACatcaccaacaacaagaacaggaaCAGGAACGAGAACAAGAACACATGGTTCAACATAATTATGAACACTCTCATGGTTTTTATCAAACCTCAGTGATGCCACCTTTGCCAAACCAGAATGTTGTTTCTGGTTTGGATGGAGGTTTTTCAATGGGAGTTAATAGGTTACAGCAGATGAAGAGTCATGGTGGGAATAATTCTAATCTTATTAGACATAGTAGTTCACCAGCTggattattttctcaaatcaaCATTGAAAATGGTATgtaaaatttctaatttttttattgattttaatttatttttcctagaaaaaaatttcatttttaaattttgttctcAGGGGATTTATGATGCTATAGTATATTTTAAAGATCTCTTTAGGGTTGTTGCATGTATtctttaatatttacttttatgtttgacattatattatatattttgtattCACAACTTGTCCATATACATCTGAAAAAATGTGTTTCTGTGTCCGTGATAGTTTCGAAAACCGACACTTTGATTAtgttcaatttattatttttttagaaattgttATCGATGTTGATGTCTAGGGTCAGTGTCGTGTTTGGTATCCGTGATATATGTGTCTGTGTCCGTGCTTCAGTGAAAAAAAGGCCTAGTGGGAATTTTAGTTATTAAGCTTTATTTTTGGCAGGGTATGTTAGTATGAGAGGAATGGGAAATTTAGGAGCTGTTAATAGTTCTATGAAAGATGCAAAATTTTCTAGTGGAAGGAGTTTGAAGAATTCAGCAAACTATTCATCTGGGATAATGTCAACAATAGCTGAAGTTGGGGACAAATGCAATGAAGAAAATAATCAAGAAAGTGAAGTTTTTGGTGAAAGTCATCATGGCAGCGATTATATCGCGGATTATCAGGTTGATACTTGGGATGATACTGAAATGATGTCTGAAAATGTTGGTGGTTTGAAAAGATTTAGAGATAGTGATTCAAAACAACAATTTTCTGCTGGTTTTAATGCAGCTGCAGTTCAGGTAGATTACTATGTAACATGGTTTAATCGATCTTGACCGTTAATCTGAGATTGCCCGATAATTTGACATGATTTTGTTGTGGTTGATTAGAATGAAACAGGAGGAGGACATTCGTCTTCTCCATTGGCTCATCAGTTGAGTATGCCAAATACTTCATCTGAAATGGCAGCTATTGAGAAGTTTCTGCATTTCTCAGATTCTGTTCCGATGAAAAttcgcgctaagcgaggttgtgCTACTCATCCAAGAAGCATAGCAGAAAGGGTACGGATTATTGGTTTAAggttataactttttttttatcttatcaAGAAATAAGTAAAATTTGATCAAGAATCGTTCTAGCCATGATCGACATTAGGGTTTTCACAAACAATTCGTTTTTAACTGAAGTTTATTGAGCCAGATGACTTAACTTCCGTTCATCGCTTGTCTTCAGGTTAGAAGGACTAAAATTAGCGAACGTATGAGGAAGCTACAAGATCTCGTCCCAAACATGGATAAGGTATAAAACACAATATTTTTTTACGCAATTCAGCCAAATGCGCCTACGTCTGCGACTACATAACAATTGTAGTTCCGTATTATTATTTGAATGAATTAGGGTTTCAGCGTTACAAATAACATATACAATACTAAGGTTTATATTACAAGAATATTCCTGAACCGTACCGCAAATCTTATGTGATTATGAGCCATACTCAACCGATACAATGCTTAATGATTGGTTTTAACCTTTGTAAATTTGTGAATGCTTTAAGGTACAAAGTtggttcttttttatttttgcagCAAACAAATACAGCAGATATGTTAGACTTGGCTGTGGATTACATCAAAGACCTTCAAAAGCAAGCTCAGGTAATTTCAAAAGCAATATCTCAATCATATCAATATCTTAAAATAGATTATTATCTGATTAATTTTGTTTCCTCACATGACATGTTTTATAGAAGCTTCAAGATTGTCAAGCAAAGTGTACTTGTTCACACAAGAAGCAACAATAACATCAAAGAATGAATGTATTTCTTTCTTAGTCAATGTATAGATTTGTAATAATTAATTTGGTCaccaagttaaaaaaaaaaagaagctagCTAGATTAGCTTTAATTTGTTAATGCATTCACCCTTTGATGTATATAAAGAAAAATGATAAATGTTGTAGGGTGACATTTTGTTGAATGTTTATGGAAGTAGATGTTATAGGTAGGGAAGAAAAATGGGTTATAAAAGTTGAGTGTTAATTGGGGAAGCATGTGTGTACAAAAAGTCTATGTGTTAAGTAGACGTAATTTGAGAATTTAGGGTCCATATTTGGTGATGAAATGTGTGGTTTTGCCGTAACAAATAATGTGTTTTCATTTCACATTGAaattaatgaatgaatgaatggctGGCATTTGATAATATGGGAGGCGCCGTGACACCGACATTTTTTTGTTGGATGTGATGCTATGATGTCTATGTGTGAGGCTTACCATTTACATTactcttttcaaacaaatagTAATCAATGTTGGtttttttttattgcattttgGTGTTAGTTATTTAAAGTCAAATGAGTATCATCTTTCACTTCTTATTTTTTAAGCTTAATGTAAAGAGAATATACTTGTGCTTAATCATAAACCTATGTTGCCATGTTTAGATGATATATCATTTCTTAAAGTATCAAGACAAATGTATATACATATTAGAGTATCATTGATTATATGTAAAATAAACTTGATAAACTTGCTTGCATATCATAGTCGTCTCAAACTTTTTGAGAGACATTGGATAAGAAACTGAATATAACTtcaattttgtgaattttttttaaggGATTCTAGTTAATTGTGTAATATGTGTATagagattttttttctctatattttaatcataaaaaaatgtGAGATTATGTAGGATAGACTGTCTTGCAAACCTTGACAGACGATTTTATTGTGTATTATTTGTCGAAAGGTATACTCTTTTCTACTCATTTCATACATTGAGTTTCTTCTTAAAAAGCTAGGTTTAATTATAAGGGATGAAATGTGACCtattatattaatttacaaaCTACACactattttttaatagatttagaCTGTGTTTGGATAGACAGTGAACATAATTGAGTTtggtaaaattgattttaatagaattgagtttagctgaattgatttatgtttggatatattTATGTAAAAATGAGTTGAACATTAAGTTTTAGCATAAAAATCATCTAGAATCAATTCCGGaggtagaagctacaaattctagcatTAAGTAGATTCAATTTTGAaggcaaaatcaattctactttagaTACAACaaacatttcaaaattattctgaatcaattctacacctctaaAATTAATTCCGACTCTTCCAAAAACCAATTCAAACATCCTATTATTTTTGGAGCTAATAAACATATtgaaatataaattaattcatttcATATTCAGCTTTTGTCAAAACTCATTCAAATAAGTACTATTCTTTCACACACACTATACTATCACTTCAATAGCCATGATAATCATAAATATAGAGATGAGAATAATTTGGCTGAGTTATCTATGGATGACCAAAAATAGAAATGCATTGTAATTTGGGCTTGATGATGATAAAACTGTAGAGTaccctttattttgtttttgtttttgtttttgtcaaTGGAGTTAACATGCTTTAAAGTGAGAAAGTTAGGATGAAAATGGGATCAGGATCCTCTCCATTTTCCTCTCTTTCCATTTTCtccattattatagttttatatataaataacacGTATTTTCATGACATGCGACatttatttcacatttatttaattttatatactcaaaactataataatggagtcttccatttcttttaagaaatggagaggatctttaCCCATTAAAATGACACAACTAGAAGCAATGGACAAAGTGTCAGCATAAGCATATCTCTATTGGGCCAAAATGTGGGGTCCAAATCTAATTTCATTTAAGTGAAAGCCATGTCACATATGATGTCAGAAACCTAAAGTTAACCCTAGAAGTTATTACTGTGAGGTTGTTGTGGAAGGTAGATTCAGTGTGAAACATGCAACACCATTATTTGAAGTAATTCAAAGAAAAGTAAATAAGAGTGCAGTAACTCACTTACCCTAGAATGTACTATAGAACAAGATGGAAAGTAcacaataataataaagaaaatggAATTTGTATTCATGTGAGGCTCGTGGATACACGTGGGAGCTTGAACTTTTTTTGCTAGGGGGGTCCCTTGCTATGGCTATGTATGACTTATAAGAGTGTGAGGTTTGGCATCTACTATATGCTACTATTAATGGAATTAATCTTTTTCAATGCTTCGGATTCATATGCTCACTTATATGGGATGAACATGACTTATAAAAGCTCACTCACTTACATTGTGtgatataattgaaaaaaaactataatttgaaataagtttttctttttttaattgagTAAAAACTTGTTTATTGAATAATATATGGTGATTTTCATATGTTCTATGGTGGTGTCAATTAATATACAAGAAAACTCAATATTTgctcatcatatatatatatatatatatatatatatatatatatatatatatatatatatatatatatatatatatatatatatattggttccTTTTTCAAAACAGGTGCTACGTCAAATGCTACTAGTGCAAAAGTTAACGCCATTTCAAAAAATTGGACGGAAAAGACTAACGTGGatctttttaaataattaaaggaTCTATTTTagaactttttaaagataagagACTAGAATGGACTCCGAGATAAATTTAAAGGAAAAAAAGAGtatttagtatatatatatatatgatgagcAAATATACACAACTTAACCAAGAAAAATGTATGATTTTCAATCTATAGTTTTATCTCTGAAGTTAAATATATCGAGAGACTATCTAATGTGATGCTAGTAAAAAAATCCTCttgaaaatggaaaatgtatATAGATTATACCGATATGATAAAGAATGTTTCAAAGACTCGTATCCACTATTGAGT is a window encoding:
- the LOC131621844 gene encoding transcription factor bHLH130-like, with the translated sequence MESDLHQQQQPQANSSGLTRYRSAPSSYFNNIIDKEFYEHVFNRPSSPETERVFSRFMNSLGSEEDLLAQKIAVESTVKEEEIVNVNINQHHQQQEQEQEREQEHMVQHNYEHSHGFYQTSVMPPLPNQNVVSGLDGGFSMGVNRLQQMKSHGGNNSNLIRHSSSPAGLFSQINIENGYVSMRGMGNLGAVNSSMKDAKFSSGRSLKNSANYSSGIMSTIAEVGDKCNEENNQESEVFGESHHGSDYIADYQVDTWDDTEMMSENVGGLKRFRDSDSKQQFSAGFNAAAVQNETGGGHSSSPLAHQLSMPNTSSEMAAIEKFLHFSDSVPMKIRAKRGCATHPRSIAERVRRTKISERMRKLQDLVPNMDKQTNTADMLDLAVDYIKDLQKQAQKLQDCQAKCTCSHKKQQ